In the Chryseobacterium sp. MYb264 genome, one interval contains:
- a CDS encoding bestrophin family protein, with product MRVYNTKHFLKILFSLHKSDTLKILFPSMVLVGLYSWGIEYLELEYFHLTSKSGISNVGMIHSLLGFVLSLLLVFRTNTAYDRWWEGRKLWGKLVNDTRNFAIKVNTILGDDRQTADQMARYLKFFPHFLAKHLSKESTRLALDEDYSELEKKLTNHGPSEIVILMSHKLNQLKKEGKISDIEMLYLDNQLSGFLEVCGGCERIKNTPIPYSYSSFIKKFIILYVFALPIAYVINIGNFIIPLTVFIYYVLMSLELIAEEIEDPFNNDENDIPMETIAQNIERNVHQIINEKNKIKP from the coding sequence ATGAGAGTTTACAACACCAAACATTTCCTGAAAATCCTTTTCAGTTTACATAAAAGTGATACTTTAAAGATCTTATTTCCGAGTATGGTTCTTGTAGGATTATATTCATGGGGGATTGAATATCTGGAACTGGAATATTTTCATTTAACTTCCAAATCAGGGATCAGCAATGTGGGAATGATCCATTCTTTATTAGGCTTTGTCCTTTCTTTGTTATTGGTTTTCAGAACCAATACAGCGTATGACCGATGGTGGGAAGGCAGAAAACTATGGGGGAAATTAGTGAATGACACCCGAAATTTTGCCATAAAAGTCAATACTATTCTTGGCGATGACAGACAGACTGCTGATCAGATGGCAAGATATCTTAAATTCTTTCCGCACTTTTTAGCAAAACATTTATCCAAAGAATCCACTAGGCTGGCTTTGGATGAAGATTATTCTGAACTGGAAAAAAAATTAACCAATCACGGGCCCAGCGAAATTGTCATTTTGATGAGTCATAAACTGAATCAATTAAAAAAAGAGGGGAAAATTTCGGATATTGAAATGCTGTATCTGGACAATCAGCTTTCAGGTTTTCTTGAAGTTTGCGGTGGTTGTGAAAGAATTAAAAATACACCTATTCCGTATTCTTATTCTTCGTTTATCAAGAAGTTCATTATTCTGTATGTCTTTGCTCTACCTATTGCCTACGTGATTAATATCGGGAACTTTATCATTCCGCTGACAGTTTTTATTTATTATGTTTTAATGAGTCTTGAACTCATTGCCGAGGAAATTGAAGATCCCTTCAACAATGACGAAAATGATATTCCCATGGAAACGATCGCTCAGAATATTGAGCGAAATGTGCATCAGATTATAAACGAAAAAAATAAAATCAAGCCTTAG
- a CDS encoding toxin-antitoxin system YwqK family antitoxin — MKYSLLIALCTFGIMSAQKPCGFKDGLQEGSCKQFYENGQVKEIAEWKKGKLEGDAVFYYDNGKVQAKGEYKKDYKVKEWSYFNKEGILTSKEVFRNGEKNIYDNSLVATFYNSSGIITEISNFKFGKLQGESKLFYDNGKSVKQIGYYDNGIATGKWKMLYPSGKIQRETEFVNDKWNGTRVHYRENGSIEKTEVYKDGKLISTK, encoded by the coding sequence ATGAAATATTCATTATTAATTGCATTGTGTACATTCGGAATCATGTCTGCCCAAAAACCATGCGGCTTCAAAGACGGATTACAGGAAGGAAGTTGTAAACAGTTTTACGAAAACGGACAGGTAAAAGAAATTGCAGAATGGAAAAAAGGAAAATTAGAAGGCGATGCTGTTTTCTATTATGATAACGGAAAAGTGCAGGCCAAAGGAGAATATAAGAAAGATTATAAGGTTAAAGAATGGTCTTACTTCAATAAAGAAGGTATTTTAACCTCAAAGGAAGTTTTTAGAAATGGCGAGAAAAATATTTATGACAACAGTTTGGTTGCCACTTTTTATAATTCTTCCGGAATTATTACTGAAATTTCAAATTTTAAATTTGGTAAATTGCAGGGCGAAAGTAAACTTTTTTATGATAATGGAAAATCTGTAAAGCAAATCGGATATTACGATAACGGAATTGCCACAGGAAAATGGAAAATGCTTTACCCGTCTGGAAAAATCCAAAGGGAAACGGAATTCGTAAATGATAAATGGAACGGAACCAGAGTTCATTACCGCGAAAACGGAAGCATAGAGAAAACAGAAGTTTACAAAGACGGAAAATTAATCTCAACAAAATAA
- a CDS encoding RNA methyltransferase — translation MVHKLKLEKLNRIDVETFKSVEKIPLVVVLDNIRSMHNVGATFRTADAFLVQKIILCGITPQPPHREIHKAALGATESVDWSHESDINTTIADLKSQGFEVVGIEQTTSSQMITDFTIDKSKKYAVILGNEVEGISDEALPNIDSFIEIPQLGTKHSLNVSVCGGIVMWEFAKVLGIK, via the coding sequence TTGGTACACAAATTAAAACTGGAAAAACTCAACAGAATAGATGTAGAAACTTTTAAATCGGTTGAAAAAATTCCTTTGGTCGTGGTTTTAGACAACATCAGAAGTATGCATAATGTAGGGGCAACCTTCAGAACGGCAGATGCATTTTTGGTTCAGAAAATTATTCTTTGCGGAATTACGCCTCAGCCGCCACACCGTGAAATTCACAAAGCCGCTTTGGGAGCAACGGAAAGTGTAGACTGGAGCCACGAGAGTGATATTAATACAACCATTGCCGATTTAAAATCGCAGGGTTTTGAAGTTGTGGGTATTGAACAAACAACAAGCAGCCAAATGATTACTGATTTTACGATCGATAAATCGAAGAAATATGCGGTTATTTTAGGAAATGAAGTAGAAGGAATCAGCGATGAAGCGTTACCGAATATTGATTCTTTTATTGAAATTCCTCAATTGGGAACCAAGCATTCTTTGAATGTAAGCGTTTGCGGTGGAATTGTAATGTGGGAATTTGCGAAGGTTTTGGGAATAAAATAA
- a CDS encoding CBS domain-containing protein, which yields MLEDFGYSHIFIKKSHHFYGALAQDFLYEEEGTLKDLERQIERFAIPEDNNIMDSIRLFHTFNANVVPVINKAEKYLGYISCEDIFQDLSKYALFSESGAILTVETPSRKYSMTEIANIVESNNSKFYGAFISFMSDEVIHVTIKISNENLSSIDETFDRYDYRIVEKYYSDEKSDLLNDRFGFFQKFIEI from the coding sequence ATGTTAGAAGACTTTGGATATTCTCATATTTTCATTAAAAAATCCCACCACTTTTACGGTGCCCTTGCACAGGACTTTCTTTACGAAGAAGAAGGAACACTGAAGGATCTGGAACGCCAAATCGAACGTTTTGCCATTCCGGAAGATAATAATATTATGGACAGCATCCGGCTGTTTCATACCTTCAATGCCAACGTAGTCCCTGTGATCAATAAAGCGGAAAAGTATCTGGGATACATCAGTTGTGAAGATATTTTCCAGGATTTATCGAAATATGCATTATTTTCAGAATCGGGAGCTATTCTTACGGTGGAAACGCCTTCCAGAAAATACTCGATGACGGAGATCGCCAATATTGTGGAGAGCAACAACTCGAAATTTTATGGTGCGTTTATCAGTTTCATGTCCGATGAGGTGATCCATGTAACGATAAAGATCAGCAATGAAAATCTGAGCTCCATTGATGAAACATTCGACCGATATGATTACAGAATTGTAGAAAAATATTATTCTGATGAAAAGTCGGATTTGTTGAATGACAGATTCGGATTTTTCCAGAAATTTATAGAAATATAA
- a CDS encoding NAD kinase encodes MKAAIYSQKKDLDTFLYLSKFISELENRGVKSVLYDEMAEALQFSKIFETFNSKKDLVDKEVDLFFTFGGDGTIVNSLTFIEDLEIPIVGVNTGRLGFLASFTKEEAFKELDSILKGDVKTSRRSVIQVVSPVLEDFFPYALNDVTVSRKETTSMVTVDSYINDEFLNVFWGDGVIVSTPTGSTAYSLSCGGPIISPNNENFVITPIAPHNLNVRPLVVNDSVEIKFRVESRVSQYSLSLDSRLIHIETDKEIVIKKADFQILLVQPNNLSFYETIRQKLLWGRDKRN; translated from the coding sequence ATGAAGGCAGCCATATATTCTCAGAAAAAAGATCTTGATACTTTTTTATATTTAAGCAAATTTATTTCCGAACTGGAAAACAGAGGCGTAAAATCTGTTTTGTATGATGAGATGGCTGAAGCCCTTCAGTTTTCAAAAATTTTCGAAACCTTTAACAGCAAAAAGGATCTTGTAGATAAAGAGGTCGATCTTTTCTTCACTTTTGGTGGTGACGGAACGATCGTAAATTCTTTAACTTTTATTGAAGATCTTGAAATCCCAATCGTTGGTGTAAATACCGGAAGATTAGGATTTTTGGCGAGTTTTACCAAAGAAGAAGCTTTTAAAGAGCTTGATTCTATTTTGAAAGGTGATGTAAAAACCAGCCGCCGATCTGTTATTCAAGTAGTTTCACCTGTTTTAGAAGATTTTTTTCCGTATGCTTTAAATGATGTTACCGTTTCCAGAAAAGAAACGACATCGATGGTAACGGTGGATTCTTATATTAATGATGAATTTTTAAATGTATTCTGGGGAGACGGTGTTATTGTTTCAACGCCTACCGGTTCTACGGCTTATTCATTAAGCTGTGGCGGCCCGATCATTTCTCCGAACAACGAAAACTTCGTCATCACACCTATCGCTCCTCACAATCTGAATGTAAGACCTTTGGTGGTGAACGATAGCGTGGAAATTAAATTCAGAGTTGAAAGCAGGGTTTCACAGTATTCCCTATCGCTGGATTCACGATTGATACATATAGAAACCGATAAAGAAATTGTAATTAAAAAGGCAGATTTCCAGATTTTACTGGTGCAGCCAAACAATTTGAGTTTCTACGAAACCATCCGCCAGAAGCTACTTTGGGGAAGGGATAAAAGAAATTAA
- the fbaA gene encoding class II fructose-bisphosphate aldolase: MSRIFPAGVATGQLVTDIFQHAKENKYALPAVNVIGSSNTNAVLETAAKLNSPVIIQFSNGGAAYNAGKGLSNDGQKSAILGAIAGAKHIHTLAEAYGATVILHTDHAAKKLLPWIDGLMDANEEFFKQTGKSLYSSHMLDLSEESLEENLEISAKYFERMAKIQMTLEVEIGVTGGEEDGVDNSDVDNSKLYTQPEDIAYTYEKLKAISDNFTIAAAFGNVHGVYKPGNVVLTPKILDNSQKYVQEKFGTVEKPINFVFHGGSGSTVEEIREAIDYGVIKMNIDTDLQFAYTEGIRDYMVNNVDYLRTQIGNPEGEEKPNKKFYDPRVWVRKGEETFAARLVQAFEDLNNVNTLK; this comes from the coding sequence ATGAGCAGAATTTTCCCGGCAGGAGTTGCCACAGGTCAGTTAGTGACTGATATTTTTCAGCACGCTAAAGAAAACAAATATGCATTGCCTGCAGTAAACGTAATTGGTTCAAGCAACACAAATGCAGTTTTGGAAACGGCAGCAAAATTAAACTCACCTGTTATTATTCAGTTCTCTAATGGTGGAGCTGCTTACAACGCAGGAAAAGGATTAAGCAATGATGGGCAAAAGTCTGCAATCTTAGGAGCTATTGCTGGTGCAAAACATATCCACACGCTTGCAGAAGCTTACGGAGCAACTGTAATTCTTCACACAGACCACGCGGCAAAGAAATTATTGCCTTGGATCGACGGATTGATGGATGCTAACGAAGAGTTCTTTAAACAAACAGGAAAATCTCTTTATTCTTCTCACATGCTGGATCTTTCTGAAGAATCTTTAGAAGAAAACTTAGAAATTTCTGCTAAATATTTCGAAAGAATGGCTAAAATCCAAATGACTCTTGAAGTAGAAATCGGAGTAACTGGAGGTGAAGAAGATGGTGTTGACAATTCTGATGTTGACAATTCAAAATTATATACTCAACCGGAAGATATCGCTTACACATACGAAAAGTTAAAAGCTATTTCTGATAACTTTACAATCGCTGCAGCTTTCGGAAACGTACACGGAGTTTACAAGCCAGGAAACGTGGTTCTTACACCAAAAATCCTTGATAATTCTCAGAAATATGTTCAGGAGAAATTCGGAACTGTTGAGAAGCCAATCAACTTCGTATTCCACGGAGGTTCTGGATCTACTGTAGAGGAGATCAGAGAGGCAATCGACTACGGTGTAATTAAAATGAACATTGATACTGACCTTCAGTTTGCTTACACAGAAGGTATCAGAGATTATATGGTAAACAATGTAGATTATTTAAGAACTCAAATCGGAAACCCTGAAGGTGAAGAAAAACCGAACAAAAAATTCTATGATCCAAGAGTTTGGGTAAGAAAAGGTGAGGAAACTTTCGCAGCAAGATTAGTTCAGGCATTTGAAGATTTAAATAACGTAAATACGCTTAAATAA
- the accD gene encoding acetyl-CoA carboxylase, carboxyltransferase subunit beta, with protein MAFEWFKRKAQNITTSTDEKKDVPKGLWHQTPSGKIVEHDELKRNNYVSPEDGFHVRIGSAEFFDILFDEGKFTELDANVESIDILNFKDTKPYADRLKEVKAKTKLTDSIRNAVGTVKGTEMVVSCMDFAFIGGSLGSVMGEKIRRAVDYCIKNKLPYMIICQSGGARMQEATYSLMQLAKVQAKLAQLSEAGLLYIAYLCDPTFGGITASFAMTADIIMAEPKALIGFAGPRVIRETIGRDLPEGFQTSEFLQEKGFVDFIVKRTEIQETVAKTVKLLAVNA; from the coding sequence ATGGCATTCGAGTGGTTTAAAAGAAAAGCACAAAATATTACGACATCTACTGATGAGAAAAAAGATGTTCCCAAAGGTCTTTGGCATCAGACTCCTTCAGGAAAAATTGTTGAGCATGACGAACTAAAGAGAAATAACTATGTTTCTCCGGAAGACGGATTTCATGTAAGAATAGGAAGTGCAGAGTTTTTTGATATCCTTTTTGATGAAGGTAAATTCACTGAATTGGATGCTAATGTTGAAAGTATTGACATCCTGAATTTCAAGGATACAAAACCTTATGCAGACCGTCTGAAAGAGGTAAAAGCAAAAACAAAACTGACAGATTCTATCAGAAATGCAGTAGGAACTGTAAAAGGAACTGAAATGGTAGTTTCTTGTATGGATTTCGCTTTTATCGGAGGTTCTCTAGGATCTGTAATGGGTGAAAAAATCAGAAGAGCGGTAGATTACTGTATCAAAAACAAACTTCCTTACATGATCATCTGCCAGTCTGGTGGAGCGAGAATGCAGGAAGCAACGTATTCTTTGATGCAGTTGGCAAAAGTTCAGGCTAAATTGGCTCAGCTTTCAGAAGCAGGACTTTTATATATCGCTTACCTTTGTGACCCTACTTTTGGTGGAATTACCGCTTCTTTCGCAATGACAGCCGATATTATTATGGCTGAACCAAAAGCATTGATCGGTTTTGCAGGACCAAGAGTTATCCGTGAAACGATCGGTAGAGACTTACCGGAAGGTTTCCAGACTTCGGAATTCCTTCAGGAAAAAGGTTTTGTAGATTTCATCGTGAAAAGAACTGAAATACAGGAAACCGTTGCTAAAACAGTAAAATTATTAGCAGTAAATGCTTAA
- a CDS encoding DUF6973 domain-containing protein, translated as MRTFKIFFNTIRSMSFKKICRLLGLVLPHPIFAILSFHATVQAFTIAQKKFPKTASNNGIGNAFRHALWCCFITMYCSKVSSPEKALDFCKKITDMHEELFPNKPLETKMDLHNNAFGMNFYRELLPGIHRQFFEKSFFIDGLEKKMKEAKVLKNLDDNFEGFLVYLDEK; from the coding sequence ATGAGAACTTTTAAAATATTTTTTAATACGATCCGAAGCATGAGCTTTAAAAAGATTTGTCGTCTTTTAGGGCTTGTTCTCCCCCATCCTATTTTCGCCATATTAAGTTTTCATGCTACCGTCCAGGCTTTTACCATTGCTCAGAAAAAGTTCCCGAAAACGGCTTCTAATAACGGAATAGGTAATGCTTTCAGACACGCACTTTGGTGCTGTTTTATTACGATGTACTGCTCAAAAGTTTCCTCTCCTGAGAAAGCTCTTGATTTCTGCAAAAAAATCACCGATATGCACGAAGAATTATTTCCCAACAAACCTTTGGAAACCAAAATGGATCTTCATAACAACGCATTCGGAATGAATTTTTACAGAGAATTATTGCCCGGAATTCACCGCCAGTTTTTTGAAAAAAGTTTTTTCATTGATGGATTGGAAAAGAAAATGAAAGAAGCCAAAGTTTTGAAAAATCTGGATGATAATTTTGAAGGATTTTTGGTTTATCTTGATGAAAAATAA